A portion of the Pseudoxanthomonas sp. JBR18 genome contains these proteins:
- a CDS encoding DUF1244 domain-containing protein, translating to MTDTTQFEAAAFRRLLRHLNVERPDVQNIDLMILAGFCRNCLSDWYREAAEAAGTPVSKDQAREAVYGMPFAEWKAQHQAEATPAQLAAFAEARKRHG from the coding sequence ATGACCGACACCACGCAGTTCGAAGCCGCCGCCTTCCGCCGCCTGCTCCGGCATCTCAACGTCGAACGCCCCGACGTGCAAAACATCGATCTGATGATCCTGGCCGGCTTTTGCCGCAATTGCCTCTCGGACTGGTACCGCGAAGCAGCGGAGGCCGCCGGTACGCCGGTGAGCAAGGATCAGGCCCGCGAGGCCGTCTATGGGATGCCCTTCGCCGAGTGGAAGGCCCAGCATCAGGCCGAAGCCACTCCCGCCCAGCTGGCGGCCTTCGCCGAGGCGCGCAAGCGCCACGGCTGA
- the glp gene encoding gephyrin-like molybdotransferase Glp, whose protein sequence is MAAFPTRIDYAQALETVLRVGAQRRLTPQRLAIQRVDGRILAEPVDAAIALPPFDNSRMDGVAVRSVDLSDSGPTTLTLVGEQFAGADAGLTLRAGQCARITTGAPLPAGADTVVMKELLDWSGEQVIVPAGVAAGNDVRRAGEDVQAGTRVLEMGQVMTPARVSLAAALGQSDLAVFPRPTVAVFSTGDELTEPGMPLGPGRIYDSNRDLLMGLLRQLGLEPVAWPRLPDDPQRVETALRDAAAAFDVVITAGGVSAGEKDLVPGLLQAHGEVHFWKVRIKPGMPVLFGVLDRAAFLGLPGNPVSVLATFLALGRPLLDAMQGRAELRPRFMARLSSAWRKTHARQEFLRGRLHSADDGSLLVEPNPAEASHQLRGAADSDALIVLDAGEREYPAGFVVPVLPY, encoded by the coding sequence ATGGCTGCATTCCCGACGCGCATCGATTACGCCCAGGCGCTGGAGACCGTCCTCAGGGTCGGCGCCCAGCGCCGCCTGACCCCGCAGCGTCTGGCGATCCAGCGTGTCGATGGACGGATCCTGGCCGAACCGGTGGACGCGGCCATTGCGCTGCCGCCGTTCGACAACAGCCGCATGGACGGCGTTGCGGTGCGCAGCGTGGATCTGAGTGACAGCGGCCCGACGACCCTGACCCTGGTGGGCGAGCAGTTCGCCGGGGCCGATGCGGGGCTGACGCTGCGGGCAGGGCAGTGCGCCCGGATCACGACCGGCGCGCCGCTCCCGGCAGGCGCCGACACGGTGGTGATGAAGGAACTGCTCGACTGGAGCGGTGAGCAGGTGATCGTCCCCGCCGGCGTGGCGGCTGGAAATGACGTGCGCCGCGCAGGTGAGGATGTGCAGGCCGGTACGCGGGTCCTGGAGATGGGGCAGGTCATGACCCCGGCCCGGGTCTCGCTTGCCGCGGCGCTCGGGCAGTCCGACCTGGCGGTGTTTCCTCGCCCGACAGTCGCGGTGTTCTCGACCGGTGACGAGCTGACCGAGCCCGGCATGCCGCTGGGCCCAGGGCGGATTTACGACAGCAATCGTGACCTGCTGATGGGGCTGCTGCGCCAACTGGGCCTGGAGCCGGTGGCCTGGCCGCGCCTGCCGGATGATCCGCAGCGCGTGGAGACCGCGCTGCGCGATGCGGCGGCGGCCTTCGATGTGGTCATCACCGCTGGTGGTGTGTCGGCCGGTGAGAAGGACCTGGTCCCCGGACTGCTGCAGGCCCACGGCGAAGTGCATTTCTGGAAGGTGCGGATCAAGCCCGGCATGCCGGTGCTGTTCGGCGTGCTGGACCGGGCGGCGTTCCTGGGGCTGCCGGGCAATCCGGTCTCGGTCCTGGCCACGTTCCTGGCATTGGGCCGGCCGTTGCTGGATGCGATGCAGGGCAGGGCGGAGCTGCGGCCGCGCTTCATGGCGCGCCTGTCCAGCGCCTGGCGCAAGACGCATGCGCGCCAGGAGTTCCTGCGCGGGCGGCTGCACAGCGCCGACGATGGCAGCCTGCTGGTCGAGCCCAACCCGGCCGAAGCCTCCCACCAGCTGCGCGGGGCGGCCGACAGCGATGCGCTGATCGTCCTGGACGCCGGTGAGCGCGAATATCCCGCCGGCTTCGTGGTGCCGGTGCTGCCCTACTGA
- a CDS encoding helix-turn-helix domain-containing protein, whose product MLRRAREQQGMTVAQAASRLKVPTRVVSALEEGDWARLGAPVFVRGHLRSYAKLLGVDVAAYLDQASLQAVRPVELVSHTHTPRYQRVLESTARRAVYVVITVCFFAVPMWLLFSNNGAGTRALKTASLDVIPKAEVAGQPATKPASEERPVTPPPASSAAYDDNGPITASMAPRLNRAAEAVGPPTSALHLSFSGDSWVEIEDPEGHMIERGLLKSGDERAFSAGQVGWIKLGNATAVQVQHDGSTVDLTPYQRANVARFAVSSDGSLAPVQD is encoded by the coding sequence ATGCTGCGCCGCGCCCGCGAGCAGCAGGGCATGACCGTCGCGCAGGCGGCTTCCCGGCTCAAGGTTCCCACGCGCGTGGTCAGCGCGCTCGAGGAGGGCGACTGGGCGCGACTTGGAGCGCCGGTCTTCGTGCGCGGACATTTGCGCAGTTACGCAAAACTGCTGGGTGTCGATGTCGCGGCCTACCTGGACCAGGCCTCCCTGCAGGCCGTAAGGCCGGTCGAGCTGGTCAGTCATACCCATACGCCGCGCTACCAGCGCGTCCTGGAGAGCACGGCCCGGCGTGCGGTCTACGTGGTGATCACGGTGTGTTTCTTCGCGGTGCCGATGTGGCTGCTGTTTTCGAACAATGGTGCTGGCACGCGTGCCCTGAAGACCGCGTCGCTGGATGTGATTCCCAAGGCCGAAGTGGCCGGTCAGCCTGCGACCAAGCCGGCTTCCGAGGAGCGCCCAGTGACGCCGCCGCCTGCCTCCTCGGCTGCCTATGACGACAACGGGCCGATCACCGCGTCCATGGCGCCGCGCCTGAATCGCGCGGCCGAGGCCGTCGGACCGCCGACCTCCGCGCTGCACCTGAGCTTCAGCGGCGACAGCTGGGTCGAGATCGAGGATCCGGAGGGGCACATGATCGAGCGCGGCCTGCTCAAGTCGGGCGATGAACGCGCGTTTTCGGCCGGACAGGTTGGCTGGATCAAACTGGGCAATGCGACTGCGGTTCAGGTTCAGCATGACGGGAGTACGGTGGACCTCACGCCGTATCAGCGGGCCAACGTGGCGCGCTTTGCGGTATCCTCCGACGGATCACTCGCGCCGGTCCAGGACTGA
- the moeB gene encoding molybdopterin-synthase adenylyltransferase MoeB: MDIEHLTPAQALQRQRGGAVLVDVRETHERAQGQAEGAQGIALARLLEQPADFLTDASTQIVLICQSGQRSLAAAQALLGQGYTRLATVEGGTTRWRAEGLPMVVPELEAGQRDFGERYARHLLLPEVGEAGQRRLLASRVLLVGAGGLGSPAAYYLAAAGVGQLRIVDDDAVERSNLQRQILHTEARIGMAKVHSAAAALEALNPGVTVQALQTRLDADNVAALLDGVDVVIDGADNFRTRYVLNDACVSAGKPLVYGAVQQFEGQVSVFDAGRQPGRAPCYRCLFPMPPPAGLAPDCAEAGVLGVLPGVIGLLQATEAIKLLLQVGTTLAGRLLNFDALSMRFHELALPVDPTCPVCAVTART, translated from the coding sequence ATGGACATCGAACACCTCACGCCTGCACAAGCACTGCAGCGCCAGCGCGGCGGGGCCGTGCTGGTCGACGTACGCGAAACACATGAGCGCGCCCAGGGGCAGGCCGAAGGCGCGCAGGGCATTGCGCTTGCGCGCCTGCTGGAGCAGCCAGCGGACTTCCTGACGGACGCCTCGACGCAGATCGTGCTGATCTGCCAGAGCGGGCAGCGCTCCCTGGCGGCGGCGCAGGCCCTGCTGGGCCAGGGCTATACGCGGCTTGCCACGGTGGAAGGCGGTACCACGCGCTGGCGCGCCGAGGGCTTGCCCATGGTCGTCCCAGAGCTGGAGGCCGGACAGCGCGATTTCGGTGAGCGCTATGCACGCCACCTGCTGCTGCCGGAGGTGGGCGAGGCGGGTCAGCGCCGCCTGCTGGCATCGCGCGTGCTGCTGGTCGGCGCCGGAGGATTGGGCTCGCCGGCTGCCTACTATCTGGCGGCCGCTGGGGTCGGGCAGCTGCGGATCGTGGATGACGACGCGGTCGAGCGCAGCAATCTGCAGCGCCAGATCCTGCACACCGAGGCGCGGATCGGGATGGCCAAGGTGCACTCGGCCGCCGCCGCGCTGGAGGCGCTCAATCCCGGTGTGACGGTCCAGGCGCTCCAGACGCGGCTCGATGCCGACAACGTCGCCGCGCTGCTGGACGGCGTGGACGTGGTCATCGACGGCGCGGACAACTTCCGCACGCGCTACGTCCTCAACGACGCCTGCGTATCGGCCGGCAAACCCCTGGTCTACGGCGCCGTGCAGCAGTTCGAGGGGCAGGTCAGCGTCTTCGATGCGGGCCGGCAACCGGGCAGGGCGCCGTGTTATCGGTGCCTGTTCCCCATGCCGCCGCCCGCCGGGCTGGCGCCGGACTGCGCCGAGGCCGGGGTGCTGGGCGTCCTGCCGGGTGTCATCGGGCTGCTGCAGGCCACCGAGGCGATCAAGCTGCTGCTGCAGGTCGGGACGACGCTGGCCGGGCGCTTGCTCAACTTCGATGCACTGTCGATGCGGTTTCACGAACTGGCGCTTCCGGTCGATCCCACGTGTCCGGTCTGCGCGGTGACTGCCCGGACCTGA
- a CDS encoding FAD-dependent oxidoreductase — MATIHFQTRDIPDGGMRGYAADDQKILILRDGERIRAFQGTCPHAGADLSEGVRCAGRVVCPWHHAAFDTTDGGLREPPATEHLTRFVVERDGDGWCVDTSRTAPTSAPIPQLANDHVVIVGAGASAFMTAQTLRLRGYAGHITMLAPEGVAPYDRTMLSKAFLAGEMDADDLPLGGQDWADRQRITLVKTPVSALDMAHKHVTLAGGERLRYDHLVVATGASPESADLPGADLSGVHMLRSLDDAKSLREGAQGQDIVIVGTGFIGLEAAASLVGDGGAKSVTVIGPDDQILRGLLGPEPARAIQDLHAHNGVRFRLGQRVEALHGDGQVDAVILEDGTRVKCGLALLGLGVTPDAGLLGEFVDEDGAVKVDAGMRVAPSVYAVGDIAAAPTACGRLRVEHWRVAMQEGMAAAEAILARQQGAMDGRVPFFWTMQYGKSLRYVGHARPGAERHLWGDPGSLDFIEFSLEGGYAVAAAGVGQGKALAAFEELLRGGRSPSADEIKAGPFDLVQALQESDGQRRAA; from the coding sequence ATGGCCACGATCCATTTCCAGACCCGCGACATTCCCGATGGCGGCATGCGCGGTTACGCCGCCGATGACCAGAAGATCCTGATCCTGCGTGATGGCGAACGCATCCGCGCGTTTCAGGGCACCTGTCCGCACGCCGGGGCCGACCTCAGCGAGGGCGTGCGCTGCGCCGGGCGCGTGGTGTGTCCCTGGCATCATGCGGCGTTCGATACCACCGATGGCGGCCTGCGCGAACCGCCGGCCACCGAGCACCTGACCCGGTTCGTGGTCGAGCGCGACGGCGATGGCTGGTGCGTGGATACCTCCCGCACCGCGCCGACCAGCGCGCCCATTCCCCAGCTGGCAAATGACCACGTGGTGATTGTTGGCGCGGGCGCGAGTGCGTTCATGACTGCCCAGACCCTGCGCCTGCGCGGCTATGCCGGGCACATCACCATGCTGGCGCCGGAAGGCGTGGCCCCCTACGACCGCACCATGCTCTCCAAGGCGTTTCTCGCCGGGGAAATGGACGCGGACGACCTCCCCCTCGGTGGGCAGGACTGGGCGGACAGGCAGCGGATCACCCTCGTCAAGACACCGGTTAGCGCCCTGGACATGGCCCACAAGCACGTCACCCTTGCTGGCGGGGAACGGCTGCGCTACGACCATCTGGTGGTCGCTACCGGCGCCTCGCCGGAGTCCGCCGACCTGCCAGGCGCAGACTTGTCCGGCGTGCACATGCTGCGTTCGCTGGATGACGCGAAGTCGCTGCGTGAGGGCGCCCAGGGGCAGGACATCGTCATTGTCGGGACGGGCTTCATCGGCCTGGAGGCCGCCGCCAGCCTGGTCGGCGATGGCGGAGCGAAATCGGTCACCGTGATTGGACCGGACGATCAGATCCTGCGCGGCTTGCTCGGCCCGGAGCCCGCTCGCGCCATCCAGGATCTGCATGCGCACAACGGCGTGCGCTTCCGTCTCGGCCAACGCGTGGAGGCGTTGCATGGCGATGGCCAGGTGGACGCGGTGATCCTGGAGGATGGCACCCGGGTGAAGTGTGGGCTGGCGCTGCTCGGCTTGGGTGTCACACCGGATGCAGGGCTGCTCGGCGAGTTCGTCGACGAGGACGGCGCAGTCAAGGTCGACGCGGGAATGCGCGTGGCGCCCAGCGTCTATGCGGTGGGCGATATCGCAGCGGCCCCCACCGCGTGCGGACGCCTACGCGTGGAACATTGGCGTGTGGCCATGCAGGAGGGCATGGCTGCGGCCGAAGCGATCCTCGCCCGCCAGCAGGGCGCCATGGACGGGCGCGTCCCCTTCTTCTGGACCATGCAGTACGGCAAGAGCCTGCGCTACGTGGGCCACGCCCGGCCCGGCGCTGAGCGCCACCTCTGGGGCGATCCCGGCAGCCTGGACTTCATCGAGTTCAGCCTGGAAGGTGGCTACGCCGTGGCGGCAGCCGGTGTCGGGCAGGGCAAGGCACTCGCGGCCTTCGAAGAACTCTTGCGCGGCGGCCGCTCCCCAAGCGCGGACGAGATCAAGGCGGGGCCTTTCGATCTGGTGCAAGCCTTGCAGGAGTCGGACGGTCAGCGTCGGGCGGCCTGA
- a CDS encoding low temperature requirement protein A, producing the protein MSAAAHSARAATEPHPLLRARDGHEAKVHYAELFFDLVYVFAVTQVSHYLLAHLTALGVLQALLLWCAVWLGWQYTCWATNWFDPETRPIRLLLFAQMGVALVMAAAMPGAFGERGLIFAGCYAVMQVGRALFLRLQLGTHPLGPNFSRILAWACICAVFWICGGLLDGNWRLACWAVAILCEYISPMFGFRLPGLGRSDSAREWTIEGGHLVERCALFVIVALGESILVSGATLAHAHDWSGAVLSAFGVAFVGSLAMWWLYFNTAVSDATEVIVHADDPGRYGALFHYMHLIVVGSVIVTAVGNELAIAGGHGHVSALAFAVVVGGALLFLLGNGLYKRVVYARFPLSHLIGLALLLVVTGGAPWLGLAGLNTAVTGVLETRSRMRMRADKNGRHA; encoded by the coding sequence GTGAGCGCTGCGGCGCATTCCGCGCGCGCGGCGACCGAGCCCCACCCGCTACTACGCGCGCGCGATGGGCACGAAGCCAAGGTCCATTACGCGGAACTGTTCTTCGACCTGGTCTATGTCTTCGCGGTCACCCAGGTCTCGCACTACCTGCTCGCGCATCTCACCGCCCTGGGCGTGTTGCAGGCCCTGCTGCTCTGGTGCGCGGTGTGGCTGGGCTGGCAGTACACCTGTTGGGCCACCAACTGGTTTGATCCGGAGACGCGGCCGATCCGCCTGCTGCTGTTCGCACAGATGGGCGTGGCCCTGGTCATGGCCGCCGCGATGCCCGGGGCCTTCGGTGAGCGCGGGCTGATCTTCGCCGGCTGCTATGCGGTGATGCAGGTGGGCCGGGCGCTGTTCCTGCGGCTTCAGCTGGGCACGCATCCGCTGGGGCCGAATTTCAGCCGGATCCTGGCCTGGGCGTGCATTTGCGCAGTGTTCTGGATCTGCGGTGGGCTGCTGGACGGCAACTGGCGCCTGGCGTGCTGGGCCGTGGCGATCCTTTGCGAATACATCTCGCCGATGTTCGGGTTCCGCCTGCCCGGGCTGGGGCGCTCGGACAGCGCTCGGGAGTGGACGATCGAGGGCGGGCATCTGGTGGAGCGCTGCGCGCTGTTCGTCATCGTCGCGCTGGGGGAATCGATCCTGGTCAGCGGTGCGACCCTGGCCCATGCGCATGACTGGTCCGGTGCGGTGCTGTCGGCGTTCGGCGTCGCTTTCGTGGGGAGCCTGGCGATGTGGTGGCTCTATTTCAACACCGCCGTGAGCGATGCCACCGAGGTGATCGTCCACGCCGACGACCCCGGACGATATGGCGCGCTGTTCCACTACATGCATTTGATTGTGGTGGGCAGCGTGATCGTGACCGCGGTCGGCAATGAGCTGGCCATCGCCGGCGGACATGGACATGTTTCCGCGTTGGCGTTCGCGGTGGTAGTTGGCGGCGCGCTGTTGTTCCTGTTGGGCAACGGCCTCTACAAGCGCGTGGTCTATGCGCGTTTCCCGCTCTCGCACCTGATCGGGCTGGCGCTGTTGCTCGTCGTGACCGGTGGCGCACCGTGGCTGGGACTGGCAGGCCTCAATACGGCCGTGACCGGGGTCCTGGAGACCCGCAGCCGCATGCGCATGCGCGCTGACAAGAACGGGCGACACGCCTAG
- the folD gene encoding bifunctional methylenetetrahydrofolate dehydrogenase/methenyltetrahydrofolate cyclohydrolase FolD, with protein sequence MTAAMPARILDGRRIAEDLLDQLKQRVEVRVAAGKPAPGLAVVLVGGDPASAVYVRNKRRAAEKVGIIAHDYDLPAGTTEAELLALIDRLNADPAIHGILVQLPLPGIPDARRLIHRIDPRKDVDGFHPENVGHLALREFGLRPCTPRGIVTLLGHTDQPVRGRNATIVGVSNHVGRPMALELLIAGCTVTCCHKFTPAEVLEANVRNADILVVAVGRPNLVPGEWVKPGAVVIDVGINRLEDGRLTGDVGFEAAAARASWITPVPGGVGPMTVATLMQNTLEAAEAGDAG encoded by the coding sequence ATGACCGCTGCCATGCCCGCCCGCATCCTCGATGGACGTCGTATCGCCGAGGACCTCCTGGATCAGCTCAAGCAGCGGGTCGAGGTGCGCGTGGCGGCGGGCAAGCCAGCGCCCGGTCTGGCGGTGGTGCTGGTGGGCGGCGACCCGGCCAGCGCCGTGTATGTGCGCAACAAGCGGCGCGCCGCGGAGAAGGTGGGCATCATCGCCCACGATTACGACCTGCCGGCGGGCACCACCGAGGCCGAGTTGCTGGCCCTGATCGACCGACTCAATGCGGACCCGGCGATCCACGGCATCCTGGTCCAGCTGCCGCTGCCCGGGATTCCCGATGCGCGCCGGCTGATCCACAGGATCGATCCGCGCAAGGACGTCGATGGCTTCCATCCGGAGAACGTAGGTCACCTGGCCTTGCGCGAATTCGGCCTGCGCCCGTGCACGCCGCGCGGCATCGTGACCCTGCTCGGGCACACCGATCAGCCGGTGCGCGGTCGCAACGCCACCATCGTCGGGGTGTCCAACCATGTCGGCCGGCCGATGGCGCTGGAGCTGCTGATCGCTGGCTGTACGGTGACCTGTTGCCACAAGTTCACGCCGGCCGAGGTACTGGAGGCCAATGTGCGCAACGCCGATATCCTGGTGGTCGCCGTCGGCCGGCCGAACCTGGTTCCCGGCGAGTGGGTCAAGCCCGGGGCGGTGGTGATCGACGTGGGCATCAACCGGCTCGAGGACGGCCGCCTGACCGGCGATGTTGGCTTCGAGGCCGCCGCGGCGCGCGCCAGCTGGATCACGCCGGTGCCCGGCGGCGTGGGCCCTATGACCGTGGCCACCCTGATGCAGAACACCCTGGAAGCGGCCGAAGCCGGCGACGCCGGCTGA
- a CDS encoding tetratricopeptide repeat protein, translated as MAIDDLLDEHEQSERVRNWLKNNGAGLIGGIALGLALIFGWKWWVQHRDQQAQAGYAAYAEAVKAIGGDDLKQAQAKVAALREASPQSLYAQLAVLELAQAQVKAKQLDAALATLKQVAADSPMKPYADLHAARLLNAAGKPEDAVKLLSSYDSPSALEVRGDALVQAGKLEEARDTYLKAMTGMDVASPQRRIVAIKLTHAGGTPPGSAESI; from the coding sequence ATGGCAATTGATGACCTGCTGGACGAGCACGAGCAGAGTGAGCGCGTCCGCAACTGGCTGAAGAACAACGGCGCCGGACTGATCGGTGGTATCGCGCTGGGACTGGCACTTATTTTTGGATGGAAGTGGTGGGTGCAGCACCGCGACCAGCAGGCCCAGGCGGGCTATGCCGCCTACGCCGAGGCGGTCAAGGCGATCGGGGGCGATGACCTCAAGCAGGCCCAGGCCAAGGTCGCCGCGCTGCGCGAGGCGTCTCCACAGTCGCTGTATGCCCAACTCGCTGTCCTTGAACTGGCCCAGGCACAGGTCAAGGCCAAGCAGCTAGACGCCGCGCTGGCCACCCTCAAGCAGGTCGCTGCGGATTCCCCGATGAAGCCTTACGCGGACCTGCATGCGGCGCGCTTGCTCAATGCGGCCGGCAAGCCTGAGGACGCCGTCAAGCTGCTGTCTTCCTATGACAGCCCATCCGCCCTGGAAGTGCGTGGTGACGCGCTGGTCCAGGCTGGCAAGCTTGAAGAGGCCCGCGACACCTATCTGAAGGCCATGACCGGCATGGATGTGGCATCGCCACAGCGCCGCATCGTCGCTATCAAACTCACCCATGCCGGCGGCACCCCGCCCGGGTCCGCGGAGTCGATCTGA
- the der gene encoding ribosome biogenesis GTPase Der: MLPLVALVGRPNVGKSTLFNALTRSRDALVHDEPGVTRDRNYGICRLDPEQPFVLVDTGGIAGDEEGLSGATARQARAAAAEADLVLFVVDAREGASALDDEILEWLRKTARPTMLVLNKIDGVDEDNALADFARYGFSDVVSLSASHRQGLDELLDEVLGRLPEEGAGETLDTDPNRVRIAFVGRPNVGKSTLVNRLLGEERMIASEVPGTTRDSIAVDMERDGRLYRLVDTAGLRRKGRVDEVVEKFSIVKTLQAIEQCQVAVLLLDATEGVTDQDASVLGAILDAGRALVVAVNKWDGLTDYQRQQAEQLLSRKLGFVEWAEAVRISAKHGSGLRELFKAVHRAHASATRTFGTSEVNKALEIAYESNPPPSIRGHVSKLRYVHPGGENPPTFIVHGTRLKVLPESYKRYLENFFRKRFKLVGTPVRFLFREGTNPYEGKKNVLTERQVAKKKRLIRHAKRK; this comes from the coding sequence ATGCTTCCACTTGTCGCCCTGGTGGGCCGCCCAAACGTGGGCAAGTCCACGCTGTTCAATGCGCTGACCCGCAGTCGCGACGCGTTGGTCCACGACGAGCCCGGCGTGACCCGCGACCGCAACTACGGCATCTGCCGCCTGGATCCCGAGCAGCCCTTCGTGCTGGTCGACACCGGCGGCATCGCCGGCGACGAGGAGGGTCTGTCGGGCGCCACGGCCCGTCAGGCGCGCGCCGCTGCGGCCGAGGCCGATCTGGTCCTGTTCGTGGTCGATGCGCGCGAAGGCGCTTCGGCGCTGGACGACGAGATCCTCGAATGGCTGCGCAAGACCGCCCGGCCCACCATGCTGGTGCTGAACAAGATCGACGGCGTCGATGAGGACAACGCCCTGGCGGATTTCGCCCGCTACGGGTTCTCCGACGTGGTGAGCCTGTCCGCGTCGCATCGGCAGGGCCTGGATGAACTGCTGGACGAGGTGTTGGGGCGGCTGCCGGAGGAGGGCGCCGGCGAGACGCTGGATACCGATCCCAACCGGGTCCGGATCGCGTTCGTGGGCCGGCCCAACGTCGGCAAGTCCACCCTGGTCAACCGCTTGCTGGGCGAGGAGCGGATGATCGCCTCCGAAGTCCCCGGCACCACGCGCGATTCGATCGCCGTGGACATGGAGCGCGACGGGCGCCTGTATCGTCTGGTCGATACCGCGGGCCTGCGCCGCAAGGGCCGGGTGGACGAGGTCGTGGAGAAGTTCTCCATCGTCAAGACCCTGCAGGCCATCGAGCAATGCCAGGTCGCGGTGTTGCTGCTGGACGCGACCGAAGGCGTCACCGACCAGGACGCCAGCGTGCTGGGCGCGATCCTGGATGCCGGCCGCGCCCTGGTGGTGGCGGTCAACAAGTGGGACGGACTGACCGACTACCAGCGCCAGCAGGCCGAGCAGTTGCTGTCGCGCAAGCTGGGGTTCGTTGAATGGGCCGAAGCCGTGCGCATCTCCGCCAAGCATGGTTCGGGGTTGCGCGAGCTGTTCAAGGCGGTCCATCGCGCGCACGCCTCGGCCACGCGCACCTTCGGCACCAGCGAGGTCAACAAGGCGCTGGAAATCGCCTACGAGTCCAACCCGCCGCCATCCATCCGTGGCCACGTGTCCAAGCTGCGCTACGTGCACCCGGGCGGAGAGAACCCGCCGACCTTCATCGTCCACGGCACGCGCCTGAAGGTGTTGCCGGAATCGTACAAACGCTATCTGGAGAACTTCTTCCGCAAGCGCTTCAAACTGGTCGGCACCCCGGTGCGCTTCCTGTTCCGTGAGGGCACCAACCCGTACGAGGGCAAGAAGAACGTGCTGACCGAGCGCCAGGTGGCCAAGAAGAAGCGCCTAATCCGCCACGCCAAACGTAAGTAG
- the bamB gene encoding outer membrane protein assembly factor BamB, which produces MKLVVNLKRVAVVVALVAVMSGCTTVKGWFTDDKKAAEKAAVEPLPLEKFKPSIEVDKVWTAKAGDGEKLLGTRQGPAIADGHVYAAAIEGGVRALDLQTGKELWHKKMKDERVSAIGAGEGLVVIGTLSGKVIALDPATGDEKWTAQASNEVIAPPVIGQGNVLVHANDGQVLCYQVTDGTRRWFWNREQPALTVRGNGPVELGPGIVFVGNDDGTLSALALNDGHSLWDQTVGQPEGRTELERMADVDGAPVVDGTTIYASSYKNATIAVDGPSGRTLWSRDNGGFAGLGVGPSSLVVADNKGAVWSLDKNSGGSLWSNQKLLRRSLTAPTVDGDYAVVGDYDGYVHWLRLDNGEIVARERAGGDPIRAKPVFADGVLIVQNTDGKLTAFRIK; this is translated from the coding sequence ATGAAACTGGTTGTCAACCTCAAGCGCGTGGCCGTGGTCGTCGCGCTCGTCGCGGTGATGTCTGGGTGCACCACCGTCAAGGGCTGGTTCACCGATGACAAGAAAGCCGCCGAGAAGGCCGCAGTCGAACCGCTGCCCTTGGAAAAGTTCAAGCCGTCGATCGAGGTCGACAAGGTCTGGACCGCCAAGGCCGGTGATGGTGAAAAGCTCCTCGGGACCCGTCAGGGCCCGGCGATCGCCGATGGTCATGTCTATGCAGCCGCGATCGAGGGTGGCGTGCGCGCGCTCGACCTGCAGACCGGCAAGGAGCTGTGGCACAAGAAGATGAAGGACGAGCGCGTCTCGGCCATCGGTGCGGGTGAGGGCCTGGTGGTGATCGGCACGCTGTCGGGCAAGGTCATCGCCCTTGACCCGGCCACCGGGGACGAGAAGTGGACCGCCCAGGCGAGCAACGAGGTGATCGCCCCGCCGGTGATCGGTCAGGGCAACGTGCTGGTGCATGCCAACGACGGTCAGGTCCTGTGCTACCAGGTCACCGACGGCACCCGGCGCTGGTTCTGGAACCGTGAACAGCCAGCGTTGACCGTGCGCGGCAATGGCCCGGTGGAATTGGGGCCGGGCATCGTGTTCGTGGGCAATGACGACGGCACCCTGAGCGCATTGGCGCTCAACGATGGTCACTCGCTGTGGGACCAGACCGTGGGCCAGCCCGAAGGGCGCACCGAACTGGAGCGCATGGCCGACGTGGACGGCGCACCGGTGGTCGATGGCACCACGATCTACGCTTCCAGCTACAAAAACGCGACCATCGCGGTCGATGGTCCCAGCGGTCGCACCCTCTGGAGCCGCGACAACGGTGGGTTTGCCGGGCTGGGCGTCGGTCCGAGCAGCTTGGTGGTTGCCGACAACAAGGGCGCGGTGTGGTCGCTGGACAAGAACAGCGGCGGTTCGTTGTGGTCCAACCAGAAGCTGCTGCGTCGTTCACTGACTGCGCCGACGGTGGACGGCGACTACGCCGTGGTCGGTGACTACGACGGCTACGTGCACTGGCTGCGGCTGGACAATGGTGAAATCGTCGCGCGTGAGCGTGCCGGCGGCGACCCGATCCGGGCCAAGCCGGTTTTCGCCGACGGCGTGCTGATCGTGCAGAACACCGACGGCAAGCTGACGGCGTTCCGCATCAAGTAA